The Zea mays cultivar B73 chromosome 7, Zm-B73-REFERENCE-NAM-5.0, whole genome shotgun sequence DNA segment GTGATGCGTCCGGACACATCGTGAAATGGTCCCACGAACTCAATAGACTCAACATCGATTTAGTCGTGAAGTGGACAGAGTCGAGGACTCGGAGTGCTCAACAAGGTGTCACTCCTTTGCTTCCATCTCCTCCCCCTTGACACCTTTGAGGATGAAAGGCGGAAGGCCCCCGCAGCCATCCCTGGGCTCAGGCAACACGCCCCCGGAGGATGAAGGAGCAGTGGCGGGTGGCGGTGGCAGAAGGACAACCGCAGTCGAATCCATTGCTAGGAGCCCGCCGGCGGTGGCCTCAGCTGCGGTATGAGCCGGAGATGGGCACGGGGGAACGACGACCATCGTGTCCACCATGGAGGCCTCGATGGCAACAATGTCAACAGCAGTAGGGCTCACCCCCATATCAAGGACGAACGTGCTTCTCCATTCCCACGAGGATAGAAGGGGCCAGAGGGACAACGCTAGCAACCACCAAAGGAAGCTGAGAAGACGACGCGCCCCTTCGCCACAAGGACCATGCTCTTCACTGACTTACCCGACACATATGTGCTGGATGGGATTAAACAGAGTTAAGAACACGGAGGGCGGCATTACAAAGGAGAGAATGACGATAATGTACGGTAGGAGTAGGCACAAACATGGATACATTATGTACCAGGAAGAGCGCGTCCAGGCGACCATTGCCCTTCGCGCCTAGGACGTCGCCACTAGTGATGCGGTAGGAGTAGGCACAATCACCGTCCTGGCCTCCTCATGGCACTCCACCATTATTGTGACCATCGAAGGCAGTGCGCCTGCCTCGCCAGCGATTCCGCGCTCGGTTATCGCGACAGGGGAGGAGGAAGAGCTGGCGGTCCCCAGCCTTTCCCTAGGATGCTCCCCACGTGCAACAGGCAGGACGACCTCCACAGCGTCCCACACTCTCTCGGGCTGGGCATTAGAGCTGGCTTTGACCTCAGTAGAGGTCATGTCCTCCATGTCCGTGGACGAGGTGATGCTCCACCCTAGCCCAGCTCGCGTAAGACGTGTCCGCTTCATCTCGAGGTGGCGTTTCTTGCACACCGCCATGGTAGATTGCTCCACCTCCCTCTTCCATTTCTTCTCCGACTTAATAGCGACATCTTCCAGAAGAGGGGGACGGGAAACCTTGATGCTGCAAAGCCCCTAAAAGGGCACTCATTGGTGAGATCcgaagaaaagaggagagaatGAAGGTTAAAGAGAACTTACCAGGTCTTTCAACCGCGCTTGGTTGAACGGTAGTGGGCCACTCTCGTCCAGGAAATCCGACCTAACCCCCACCGTGATAGCAAGGACGTGTGATGTAAGCTCCTCCCTCATCAGGTTTTTGGCCGAATGGCGGTTGGAGTCGTTATCCCCGGTGTACTCCCACATGGTCCTCTGGCGGGCCGCGAGTAGTTGGAGACAACGATTCACGAAGGTGTGGATCAGCCTCTCACCGAAAAGGCACTGCTTGCATTGCTAGGAAACCGCGTCCAACACCAACTTAATTTAGATGTTACAGCAAATTAAATATCAAGTAAATGCGAGAAGGAAGAGAAGTTGTTTCACTTGCTTTCTCTTTTAGATGAGAAATTAACTAAGAGCAATATTGCAAGTGATATCAAGAACTTAGAGAGAGGAAGGAAGAATAAACCACAAAGACACAAACACACAAGAAAAGACGATTAATCTCGTGGTTTGGTCAAGCCTTAAATGCTTGCCTACTCATCTACTCCACGTTATggtgtcctaatggacgagggttgcattcAACCCCTCCCAAGTGATCTAATGGTCAACTTGAGCCCAGAGTCTTCCTTATACTTTTTCCTTTGCAaggatctccacaacttggacgaGAGTTTGATGAGAGTTACAATTGTAGAACAGCAATAGGGAGAAGAagaacacacacaagagcaaaaAAATAACACCACAAAGCCGCAATACGAAAGCACATAAGCAGTACAGCGATATCTCATTAAAACGGGCGCTCGAACCACTTTGGTGTATGAGTGAAGTACTTTCTCTTGGTATGCTTGGTGTTTAGTGCAGGTCGTTGGGGGCCTATTTATTGCCCAAGGTGCCACAAAGCCGTTGAACCTTCCTCCAAAAACTGCAAAAAATCTACTctcgggtggcgcaccgaaccGATCCGCTGCACCACCGGATCGGGAAAAGGGACAAGTCCTTCGGGATCTTAACTAGTGGCTTCCAAATTGAGTCGGCACCGGACCACCACGTGTCCACCACCCATTGAAGTTGTCGTTGTGTGCCAAAGATCCGTTGAAGCCGAGCTCTGGTGCACCCCTAGACCCTTACTATAGACGGTCCGATGAATTTTTTAATAAAGTTTCTGAAGCTGAGCAATTCATAAAAAGGCGGTTcgatgcaccaccagactggTCCAGTGCACCAAGCCGCCGAAGTCCTCCTATAGACGTCTTTGGTAAACAGGTCTGGTGGCACAAGTACccggtccggtgtgccacagaaCCCTGAATTGAAGTCCTTTTTGGACCAAACTTGTCCAAATCGACTAGGCTTTTCTTGGGAGCTAttatatgacttagacaaacatatttaGAGTATTTTTGACTTGCCTAAGTCATAGGTATGTACCTTTATCTCATCTCCCTTGTAGTTTTTCTGTTTCAACTCAAACGCAGGCCAAGATGCACTTTTTGCTGGAAACAAAGTTAGTGAGCAAACCAAAGTGGTAGAAACATTCAAATAGGTAAATGCAACATATTCAAAGGTTCAAACCTCATAGTTTTACCCTTTTACAAAATGTTGCACTTCTAGGCCTTTGTTGAGCTGAATTGAACTTTACTTCTCCCAATTTGCTTTGAGTTAAACATGTGCTCATAGACTAAGTCAATGGTTAGTCCAATGTGTTGTGTTggacattaatcaccaaaacaatatggtAATGACTTATTTGACCATTTTCCTTTCATACCCTGAATTTGACTTCAGTGTACCTTTATAACCTACCAAGTTAGCGTCTGAATAGCCAACTATTTCTAGGGAACTAGGTCTTCTATATATGAGCATGAGGCCTTTCGTACCTTGTAGGTACCTTAGAGCCTTCTTAATTGCTTTCTAGTGCTCTATTCCTGGATTTATCTGATATCTACCAAGCACTCTGATAGTAAATACTAAGTCAGGGCGAGTACAAATTTGACCATACATAATACTTTTGATAGTTGAAGCATATGGTACTTCATCTAATTTTCTCATACTAATTCTAGGTACACTGATGATTCTCGAAGTTTTCACCCTTGAATATTGGTGCAGGAAAGGCCTTACAATGGTGCATATCATACCTCTTTAGTATGTGTTTCTATGTATGTATTCTACGAGAgtcctaaaactattttctttctaTCTCTATGTATTTCTATTCCAACAACATAGGAGGCTTCTCCCATGTCTTTCATATCAAAGTTCAAGGATACAAACATCTTTGTTTTAGTTAGCATGTTCTTATCACCACTAGCTAATAGTATGTCATAGACATACAAGACAAGGAAGATATACTTCACATTCTTAGACTTTGCATAAATGTAGTTATCCTCCTTATTTTCCTCAAAACCATATTAATAATCTCATCAAACTTAAGATACCACTATCTGGAAGCTTGCTTTAATCCATAAATGGACTTTCTTAAGTGATGTCCCATATGTTATTTTCCTTGTACGAAAAAACCCTTTGGTTGTGCCATAAATAAATTTTCTACTAACTCACCATTCAGAAAGGATatattcacatccatttgatggagCTCTAAATAATAATGAGATACAAGTGCCATGATGATCCTAAACAAATCTTTGTTGAGACAAGTGAGAAGTTTCATTGTAATAAATGCCTTCTCTATGTGtaaaccccttggccacaagtttaTCTTTATATCTTTCTTTGTTCCCTCTAGAGTCACGCTTGGTTTTGTAGACCCACTTAAAAGCCTACTGTTTTGGCTCCATTGGGAATagtctccaagtcccaaacttcATTCAATTTCATCGATTCTGATTCATCTTTCATGGCATAATACCATTTGGATGAATTATGGCTTCTCATATCTTCTTTGTATGCAGTGGGATCTTCTTTTGTATCAATATCCTCACTAACATATACCTCATTATTTTCTATTTCTTCGAACTCATATACTTCATAGTCTTTAGGGATCACAGACCTTTTGGACCTCTGAGACGTTCTCAGGTTTACTTCAATTTCAGTGTCCAGGGGTTCCTGTGACAGTGGCTCATCAAGCACTACAACATTACTCGGTTCCGAGTCCTCTTGTGTTACTAGCTTATGAAGCTCAAATAGCACAGGGGATGAGGCAGCTTGCTCACTAACTGTTGTACTTGGTGATGCAACATtcgcaacaggtgtttcactcttAGTATGAACAACTAATGGTGGAACCTTAGCAGGTAACAAGAAATATTTTTCTTCAACCACCATAATTGGTGCAAACACCCTCTTTTCCTAAAGGTCAATTTCTCAATGTACTATACCCCCCTTGATCATCTCATCTTCTAGAAATATAACATGTCTAATTTCTACAAACTTAGTTTGACTATTCGGACAGTAGAATCTAAAACCTTTCGATTTCTTATGGTAACCAATAAAATGACAACTAATGGTTCTTTCATCTAATTTTCTCTGTTCAACATTGAATATTCTCACTTTTGATGAATAGCCCCATATGTGTAAATAGTTTAGTGTGGGTTTTTTTATCGATCCACAACTCATATGGGATCTTAGGTAGAGGTTTACTAGGAACTCTATTGATTATATGTATGGCGGTATTTAAAGCCTCCATCCATAGACCCAATGGTAAACTAGATTAACTCAACATACTCTTTACCATGTCCATTAGTTTTCTATTAATTCTTTGTGCTACCCCATTCTATCCGGGTTTCCTAGTGTTGAGTATTAGGCAACTATCCCATTTTTTGTAGGAACCTTGCAAAAAGCTCTGGTACTTATCCATGCTATGTATGACGTCTGTAGTACTCCCCCATGGTTAGATCTCACTATCTATATTTTGATGCCATACTGATACTCAACTTCCTCCTTAAATTGTTTAAACTTCTTTAAGGCTTCTGATATTTCTTTAAAAGGGTAAATGTAACTATAGTGGGAGCAGTCATGTATGAATGTTCTGAACGAATCATAGCCATCAACTGTCCTTACTAGGAAAGGACCATAGATGTCTTTGTGTATTATCTCTAATACTCTCATACAATACTTGTCAATTTTTTAATCTCCTTTGCAATCTTTCCCTTTATGTAGTCTCTATAATGTTATAAATCTATAGAATCTAATAGATGTAGAATTTCTTATTTAATAAGACATTTTATTCTCCCCCTCGAAATATGGCCTAAACGACAATGCCATAATCTCGGCAAGGTTTCTCCACcaattttctttattttccagccATTATCAACCGATACAGTTTTTGAAGAATCAATCATACTAGTAATATCACAGCGAGAAAGCAAATAAAGCATGTCCCATTAGATGGTGCGACCCACATTATTAAGTATCAACATGAATAATACATTGTTTGTCGTCGAAGTGACAATGAATGTTCTCATCATCTAACTTAGACACATAAATCAAATTCCTTCTTAAGGAAGGAACAAAGAGTAAATCTCGTAAGAATAAAACAAAACCATCATCTAATGTAAGAACTAGATATCTGGTGGCCTCGATCATTGCATCTCTTCTATTCACCACTTTAATTGTCCTTTGGCCCTTTGGGAGCCTTTGGCTTGTACCAAATCCCTATAGTGTGTTTGCAACATGAACAATTGCACCTAAGTCAATCCATCATGAATAACTAGGATAATCTATATACAATGACCCATCTACAAAGGTAACTTGATCCTTACCGTTCTCAAGCAAGTTTTGTAGGAAGTCTGGACACTTTCTCTAGTAGTGCTTCGTCTTCTTGCAGTACATGCAAGTGTCGGGAGGTACTAGGAAGTTTTCAAACTGCTTGGCTTTGTTGGTGCATGTTGACGCTTTGTCATATGGCTGCCTTGCTTCTTGAAGGGCTTTTTAGaattcttctattgtttcttgaTGATTTGTTTGTTCAAATTGACTGAATCACCTTTCTAACTCTTTAGTCTTTCTTCCTCCTGGACACATCGTGCCATCAACAAATTCACATTCCATTTGTCACTAACAAATGTGTTGTAGTGCACATGGAACATCTCATACTCCTTTGGTAGACTTCATGATCACATGGACTACAAACTCCTCAGGCAGATCTTGCTTAAGGTACTTGTTTAGCTTAGACACGGTGGAGGTCATTTTCTGAATGAATGATCGCACCCCATTTCCATCGTACTtaatcactacacgacggttcacttacagcgacctacggttggttgctaaaacggccttcagcgacctacggttggtcgctaaaaacctttagcgacccataaggatggtcgctgtaagtgccgtcgctaaaggctttagcgaccgacatctttttagcgactgaccgtccgttgctaatattgtatatttagcgaccaatcgtgggttgctgtactatagatttagcaaccaaccgtaagttgccatactatacatttagcaaccaacagaaagtcaccCTTTTTACAGtttttattaataataatatacatttaattaagcaccataaatcacagatttttatacacaaatcataaagacatacacagttaatcagtataccacagtcatagatccatcacataaacacaaaagcaccacaattatatattcacaaaaccatcacaattataatatcattcacaactagatcactaatgtttcatatcactccagctattgttcaaaagccaacaactacatcactctagcacaataatcacaaagaattgagGGTAACAACAGCTCCTCTCATTTTGCTCTACATACTTTCTTATGTTCCCCTAGCACAATAAAAACTTAAGGACAATCCAGATTATGATCCATGCTATAGATCTTGTCTGAAGCATCCACTCAATGAACTCATTTGACCGTTCTTGCTGAGGTTTGGCGCCGTTTTGATAGTTCTGGAAATATGCTGATTCTGATTTGCGGTTGATGTACTGCGTACCACCTGTGTCTTCCGAGAGCCAGACCTAAGGGTGTTGAAAATCCTCTCTAGCGAGTATGGCCTTTTCTTTTCAAGTTTTATCTGATGAATCACAAGTATGAGATGATATGAAACCTCCTACCAACCAGGAAACTGGAATGAAGAGTGGAAAAAAGAGTTATAAATTCAGAACGGAAAAACAAGCGCACCACAAGGTTTTGTATGGCTGCTTCTGCTTCAGCTTTCTGCATATTCTCCCATACAGTCATTTTTTGCTTCCTCTCCGTCAATCCTTTATACAAAAAAGCAAGTACATCCAACTGATCTATAAGAAAACAAAGCTGAACTACATGGGATCTGAGCAACTTTTACCATGGGAAGTTAAACAAATCAAATCAAGCACTGACGTAGAGATCTAGCTAACCTGCGGTACAAATTTAATTAGTATGGACATGAAAACAGAAGGGGCAGCCTAGTTGGACAGGTTTTACAAACCTCTGCATCTCCACATGATTAATATCTCCTGAAAAGGAAAAGAACTCCTTAATGTCTTGCAAAAGTTCAGATTTGGGTCATTTTGGAATCAGCCCAAAACAATTTTGTTTATCTGTTTTTGGATCCCTGTAACATTTAATCCATGAGTATTTTGGAAACAGTTGCTATAACAAACCTGTAGAGTAACTATAGGAGAACAATGTTTATGAAATGTAGCAGCCCTAAAACCATATGCAACTAGGAGAAAAAGGTGTTCAAAGTGGGACTGTCAGACTTCTGGATTTTCAGACTTCGAATAGTTGCCTAATTCTGAAATCAGTGTTTTTAGTGCCATTTTGGGGCTGTGTGTTGCCTGTTCTAGGCAGCTTTGGACCATGGTTGCTATAGGAGAGTTGAAGAGCATATGTCAGTGAACAAATTTCGTTATGTGCATTAGGCCTGATCTGACCCAGAACATGGAGTAAAAGTTACTCAAAAGTGGGCTGTCAGTGTTTACATGGACTAAATTTTGTTCAGTTAACAGACAACTGAATTTCAGCGATTGGTGCCCTGTTTAGAGCACTTGTGTGGCCATTCCATTAGGTCTTAAACTATGAATTATATAGAAACATTGGAGATCATAAGTTAGTGAACAAGTTTCCTTAAATAAGTTTGATTTGGTGCTGCACCAAATTTGGAGTAAATTGTGCCCAAACTCTCTCTGTCTGGTGTTGATTTCAGTTTTTGTTTCAGCTAGCTGAACCTGAATTCTTGTATTTTCACACCATTTTGGAGCACCATAACTTTTGATCCATGAATGTTTGACCTAAGGCTGCtgctgcaaacatttaaatctatgTGTTGGGAACAATCTTTGTTAACTAAGATTGGCATGTATTGCTTGCACTAGTGAG contains these protein-coding regions:
- the LOC103632688 gene encoding uncharacterized protein — protein: MWEYTGDNDSNRHSAKNLMREELTSHVLAITVGVRSDFLDESGPLPFNQARLKDLGLCSIKVSRPPLLEDVAIKSEKKWKREVEQSTMAVCKKRHLEMKRTRLTRAGLGWSITSSTDMEDMTSTEVKASSNAQPERVWDAVEVVLPVARGEHPRERLGTASSSSSPVAITERGIAGEAGALPSMVTIMVECHEEARTVIVPTPTASLVATS